The Flavivirga eckloniae genomic interval ATATGCTGTTTTCTCGGCTAAACGTTTAAAAATATCAGTGTCGTTATTCAATTCGCTAAGCATCGCTAAACCAGCGGCCATTGCTAACGGGTTACCACTTAAAGTTCCTGCCTGATACACTGGACCTAATGGCGCTAAATGATTCATAATCTCATTTCTGGCTGCAAATGCTCCAACAGGCAAACCACCACCAATTACTTTCCCAAAACAAACAATATCCGCATTAATATCAAATAATTCCTGAGCGCCTCCTTTTGCTAAGCGAAACCCCGTCATAACCTCATCAAAAATCAATAGAATGTTATGAGCATCGCATAACGTTCTTAAAGCCTCCAAGAAACCTTTTTTTGGCGGGATACATCCCATATTTCCAGCAACCGGTTCTAAAATCACACAAGCGATTTCACCTTGGTTTGCTTCAATTAATTGCGTTACATTTTCAATATCGTTATAACGAGCCAACAAAGTATCTTTAGCTGTTCCTTCTGTAACTCCCGGACTATTGGGCGTTCCGAAAGTAATAGCCCCACTACCCGCTTGTATTAAAAAAGAATCACTATGCCCATGATAACAACCCGCGAATTTTATAATTTTATCTTTCCCAGTAAAACCTCGCGCTAGACGCACAGCACTCATACAAGCTTCTGTTCCAGAATTTACAAATCGTATTTTGTCAATATTAGGCACCATCGAAACTGCTAATTCTGCAATTTTGGTTTCAATTTCTGTTGGCATACCAAACGATGTGCCTTTTTTTGCTTTTTCTACAACAGCACTAACAACAGGCTCATGAGCATGTCCCAGAATCATTGGACCCCAAGAATTAATATAATCGATTAATCTATTATTATCTTCATCATATAAATAGGCCCCTTTTGCTTCTTTTACAAAAATAGGAGTTCCTCCTACCGCTTTAAATGCTCTTACCGGAGAGTTTACGCCACCAGGTATAACCTTTTCCGCTTCCACGAATAGCGCACTACTTCTTTTATAGTTCATAAATTTATTATTGTTAGTTATGGTTTTACAACGAGTACTTGTCCTACACTTAAGGCAGTACCTCTTATTCCATTTAGTTTTTGAAGTTCCTTTACAGTAATACCGTATCGCTTTGAAATAGAGTATAACGTATCGCCTTTTAAAACCGTATATGTAGCACGATCTGCATGACCGGTATTTGCTGGTTCTTTATATTCTGTATACGCGCCTCCTAACACCTCTTTATCGTATTTATACAATTCATAGCGTTCGATAATACTAATTAACTTTTGTGGGTATTTTTTATCGGTTGCATAGCCTGCTGCCCTTAACTCTCGAGCCCAGCCCTTATAATCTTCTTTCCGAAGCCTGAAGAGCTTTGCATATCGCTTTCTATCCTTTAAAAAAAGTGAATGATCCCTAAACGAATATTTGGCATCCTTATATTTTCTAAAACACTCCTGTGCTTTATCGTCATCATGATAAATTTTACCGCCTTTCCAGCCATGGCATTTAATACCAAAATGATTATTGGCCTGTACAGAAAGTCGCCCCTTACCCGAGCCAGATTCCAGAACGCCTTGTGCTAAAGTAATGCTTGCCGGAATACCATATAAGCTCATTTCGTTTTGAGCGATGTCTTTATAATCGTCAATATACCGCTCTGTAGCATTGGCATATACTTTTGTTGAATTATCGGATGGTTTTTCCGTTCCTTTATTACTTACCGTAGTATTAGTATTCGTTTTCGGCCTCTTAGAAATGACAACCTTTTTAGAACGGCAACTAAAAAGAAAACACCCTAAACACAATACTAACGCTATTCTACTTATTCTTCTATTCAATTATTGATAAATTTTTATTTTTTAATACGGTATTCATACCATCAATTCCTTGTAAACCTCCAGTATGAATTGCTAAAATTTTCGATCCTTTTTTAAAGTACCCCTTATTAATTAAATCAAAAATTCCGAACATCATTTTCCCAGTATAAACTGGATCTAAAGAAATGGTATTCTGTCTTTTAAACTGATTGATAAACGTTACCAATTCTTCATTTATTTTTGCGTAACCTCCAAAATGGTAATCGGTTATTAAATCCCAATTGGTCTTGGTTACAAATTTACTAATATCTTGTTTTAAAAAATCACCTTTTAGGGCAGGAAAACCTAAAACTTGTTGACTAGGTTTTGAACAATTTATAAGCCCGGAAATGGTACCGCCGGTTCCAACCGAAGAGCATATATAATCAAAATCAGCATCCGTTTCACTCAATATCTCTTCGCATCCTTTAACTGCCAAGGCATTTGTACCCCCTTCTGGAACGAGGTAAAAATCTTCAAATATTTCTCTTAGTATACTTATAAAGGATTCAGATGTTTTATCCCGATATGCTTTTCTGGAAACAAACTTAAACTGCATCCCATTTTGTTTTGCAAAACTTAAGGTTTCATTTTCAGAAATTTTATCTTCCAACTCATCGCCTCTAATAACACCAATTGTTTTAAACCCCAGCAAATTTCCTGCCGAAGCCACTGCTGCTATATGGTTAGAAAAAGCCCCTCCAAAAGTAAGAAGGGTTTTAAACCCTTGTTTTTCTGCTTCCAAAAGGTTGTATTTAAGCTTTCTATACTTATTCCCAGACACAAAAGGATGTATCTCATCCTCTCTTTTTATAAACAGTTCAACACCCTTATTTTCGGGCGCCTTTACTTGCTGATTTATACTATGTTCAAGCTTAAATATCATGAGCGCGAAGATACTTTAAAAATCCCCAAAATGAATGTAGTTTTAAATTCGTATACGTCAAAAAATCATGTTTACATCTATTTTTCAATTAATTAAACTAAATAAAAATTAATATTTATGTAAATAATAACCTACATTTATAATATTTGTTTAAATTAGTTTTTTTAACAAACAATAGAAACCTAAGGATTAAACTCACTTATACTAACTAAACAATAAACCATTTTAAAATGAAAAAATCAATTATTGCACTAAAATCCACATTATTAACCACCATCTTAGTCATATCTTTTTTGTCTTGCAAAAATGAAAAAAAAGTAGACGATGTTAAAAAAGAGGTTTTAACAACATACGATGAAAAAAATGGAAGTATTTTGTGCTTATCAAAAGCAAGTTGGTTTCCTCATAACCAAACACCTCCTCCCGCAGAAGGGAAAGGAAGTCCATTTGATGTAAGTTCGACAACAAACTGTATTTTTCATCAATGGTCATGGCAAAAATTTCTATGGGTTACAAAACCTGTAGGAGACTTACCTTTATTTCTTAATCAAAAAGAAATTATTCAAGTTACTGATGCTATGGAACCTGTTACACAGCAAGAAGGAGCTAGTGTTGTATTAACAGATACGATACAGGCAGGCTCTAAACATGGCGTACTAAAAACAAATCCAGCATATTATAGTGCGACAGGCAAAGCTTTCACTGTTCATTATTCAATACATACAAGCATGATCATGCAAGAATCGGCCGTGGCTTTTAAAGAAGCTTTAGCGTCAGGAAAATTACCAGCAAATAATTTTCAGACTTTTCCTGTTGGGTCTTTAGAATTAAAGGTTTCTTGGGTAGATGCAACGGCTATATCGAACGATAAATTAAAAAACTATTATATAACTACAGCAGCAATAATCAATAAAGATGGCAAAACATATACAAATACAAAGGTTGCTTTATTAGGCATGCACGTTGTAGGAGTTGTAGAAAACCATCCGGAATTTATCTGGGCCACTTTCGAACATAATGATATGGCTCCAAACTATGATTGGAAAACAAATTCTGCGAGTTCAACTAGCGAAAAATTATTATTTACAAAGGGTAGCACAACTGGTTTAGCTGGTATTACATTTATTAAAGACGACAAGCCCGTATTGCCAAATAAAGCCTACGACTTGTTTCAATATGGTGTACCAGTAACCTCATCAGGTTATATGGAAACAAGTCAAAAAGAACCTGAAAACTTTAATCATATAAGAGAAATAAACACAAGCGTTGCAAAAAATCTTAAAGATGTTTGGCAAAACTATTTTTACAATGGTTCTATATGGATAGATACAGATGGTTTAACACCAGAAGAGCAAGCTTTAAAAATTGTAAGCCTAGGAAGCGCTATTGGTGCCGCAACACCAGACTCTAGTGCCCGAGGGTCTTTAAATTGTGCCAACGTTACCATGGAAACATTTACACAAACATTTCAAAGTAACATTTCGGATATCAATGTAAAAAATCTCACAAATTGTTTTTCTTGTCATAACCCTATAAGCTTTAGTAATAACACTTCTCCAATATATCTAAGTCATATATTTGATGCCTATATTAAAACAAGTGAAGGGAAAAGTAAGGAAGAGATTGATTTAATGAAAGATGAGCAACAAAAGAAAATGTCAGAATACCTTAGAACATTAAAGTAATATCATAAATCTTCTATAAATAAAAAGGGTCTCTTATTAAAGGGATCCTTTTTTCGTAAATACTGTCTTGCCCTAAAATTAGGAGACAAAAATCAATTCAAATTTCCAGATACAAAAGTGTATATCTCATTTTTACCTTTTAAAAGGAATATTAACTTAAATTTTTCTGTTAGCGCTTATGTGTAATGAGTTCCGTATCGAATAATAAAAAAACTTAAACATCATTAATAAAAAGATACTTCAAAAAACTCCAAAACGATCGTTGCTTTAAATAATCCAGATTAAACTCATTAGCATAAGCCTCTCGCTCAAAAGAAATATTTCGATATGCCAAACGCCATTTTTTATACTGAATTAAGCGTACTAAAAATTCAACGATATACATGAAATAAAAAAGAAAGACCAACATTTCCATTTGTTGTCTTAAGTGAATTCTTTCATGGTTAATCAAAACGGTACGGTGTCTTAAATGTTTTGATTTTAAAAACACAAAAGGAAAAATGGTTAAACCAGTATAACCCTTTGGCACTAAATATTTCGAAATTAAGATCATATTTTATACCATTCAAAAATCAATCCAATTCTTGTTTAAGTTTAACTCAGACACTTTGATTGTACCCAGCATAAACTAAAGCCTAAAGGAAAAATGACTTTTTTTAAGATCTTGACAACAAGTATCGAGAAATAATTTTTTAAAATTACACTATCTTTGTTTAAAATGATGTAAGCATAACTAGAATTCTCATATCTATTGAGGTATTCTTTATGCAAATCGCAGCAGACGATTAGAAAAAATATGGTTGCTATCATATGAAAAAAATAATCCCTATAGAGGAAGGAGACTACTACTTAACACCTGAAGGTTACCGCTGTTTCACAGAACAATACCATTTAAAAAGGGGCTATTGTTGCGAAAGCGGATGCAGACACTGTCCGTACGGATACGACAGAAACAAAGGATAGCTAGAAATGCTATATCCCTTAGTACCATAGGCTTGGTACGATTATTGATATTGTTATAACTAAAAAACACTTAAAATCGATGATTTTAAGGCTAATTGTGTAATGAACTAAAATAAAAGGCTATGAAAAAACTATTTAACTCTTTACCACTTTTAGCATTGCTTATTGTGGTTAGCTCGTGCAGTTCTGTGCGCGTTGCGGCAGACTATGATAAGAATGCCAATTTTGGAGAATACAAAACCTTCGCGTTTTTTAAAACAGGTATTGATAAAGCTGAAATTAGCGATTTAGATAAACGAAGAATCCTTCGTGCTATTGAAGCCGAAATGCTAGCTAAAGGTTTTACAAAATCTAAAAAACCCGATCTTTTAGTAAGCCTTTTTACAAAATCTCAGCAACGCGTAGACGTTTACAATAACTCTTGGGGTTTTGGTGGCTGGGGCTGGGGTCCAGGCTGGGCCTGGGGACCTGGTTGGGGAGGCTTTGGACCCGGTTGGGGATGGGGTTGGAATCAGCCTAGCGTTTCTACCAGCACTCAAGGCGTTTTATACATAGATCTTATTGATTCCAATAAAAAGGAATTGGTTTGGCAAGGTATGGGCACTGGTTATTTAAGTAGAAATACAGAGAAAAAAGAAGCGCGTATCAAAGAGTTTGTAACCGAAATCATGACGAAATATCCTCCGGGAGCTCAACCATAAAAAAAACAAAAGACACGAATTTATACCAACACCTAACATTTACGGTTGAAATATTTATTAGTAAAAATTCGTGCCTCTAAAAATACGTCCAAAAAGCAACTCAATTGAGTTGCTTTTTTTTATTACATCACAATATCATTTGGCCAAACATAAGGCTCAGGAATATCGGTATCATCAATAAGTTGTCTTATATCTATTTCTATACCCCTGCTTAAATCTGTAATAGGCACATCGTTAGGCCCTCCTTCAAATGGATTTTCTGTATTTTCTCCAATAGCTTCCATAGTATGAAACACCCATGAGATTAAAGCACTAAAAGGTACAGAGAACCATACAAAGTGTTTTGCAATGGCTTCTTGAGCCACATGCATAAGTGATGTTTGCTCTTCATGTTTGTTTAATGAAACCAAGATTTTCTCGCCAAAACTTTCAAACCCTTCCATAATCCCATAGGGAATTAATAAAATAAAAATCCAAACGAATAGATAATTAAGAGTTGCAAATTGCCTTGGGTATGGAAAGTTTTTAATCCGTTCGCTTTTGCCTTGAAGTGTATAGAATTCCACAAGCATATTCATCATTTCCATATGCCTAAAATCCTCAATTAAACCCTCCTTCATTAATTCTTTTAATCGTCGGGATTGGATTCCTAATAATTGAGATGCTTGATTCCCCTTGGCAAAAACCTCATTATAGTCTTCATCTGAAAGGTATGATCTTATAGCGCCTTCTTTATCTTCTACATCTTCACAGACCCTATACTTCGCTTCTCTAAACTCTTTATTGGATCTTCCAGCTTTAAGATGCATTTCCCATGGTTTGTCTTGTCGTAACTGATAGCGTAAAGCCGTTAACCAAGCCACATGCCTATGCACTAACTCCCGCTTAATAGCTTTCATCTCCTCTTCGGTTCTATCCTCTTTGGTATGATCGTTATTAATAAAATCCTTTACCATGATCGTCCAGGAACGCGACGCATTCACTATGCCTCCCCATATTTTTCGGGCTTCCCACAGCCTATCATATGAAGCATTGTTTTTAAAACTCACAACAAATGCCACCGCTGTACCTAAGACGCCTAATGGCAACCAAGGCACATGAAGCCATTTTAAACCTAGCACATCAAATAAAAAAACAGGGATTAAAGCTAAAAATATAAATAAGAAAATGTGCCTTCGAGTCCATTTTAAAACTCCTAATACTGGAAATATACGCCTTGTGTACATAATTTTTAGGTTTAAAAATATATAAAAATACTAAAATAAGCCTTTAAATTAGCATTATTAAAAACACAAAAAAATCGACAATTATTTAAAGATTTCGTATTTTTACTAAGCAAAACCCAATACTTAATTAATTATGTCTAATCTTATAGAATCTAACGATATTTTAAAACGCCTACCCAAACATCTTATGCAATTTATAAAACCTCAAGATTACGAGGATTATTCTGCCATAGACCAAGCTGTTTGGCGTTATGTAATGCGTAAAAATGTCGATTTTCTTAGTAAAGTAGCCCATAAGTCTTATATGGAAGGGCTAAAGCAGACCGGTATTTCTATTGATAGCATTCCTAATATGTATGGTATGAATAGAATTTTAAAAGACATTGGTTGGGCCGCAGTGGCGGTTGATGGTTTTATACCGCCAAATGCATTTATGGAATTTCAAGCCTATAATGTATTGGTTATTGCTAGCGATATAAGACAGTTAGAGCATATAGAATACACACCTGCTCCCGATATTATTCATGAAGGCGCTGGACACGCTCCTATTATTGCTAATCCTGAATATGCAGAGTATTTAAGACGTTTTGGAGAGGTTGGTTGTAAAGCTATTTCGTCTGCCAAGGATTACGAATTATATGAAGCTGTTAGATATTTATCTATTATAAAGGAGGCTCCCAATTCTGAAGCGAGCGACATAGCCGCTGCCGAGAAAAAAGTTGAAGATTTACAACAAAACATGGGCGAACCTAGTGAAATGGCGCTTATTAGAAATTTACATTGGTGGACGGTTGAATACGGTTTAATCGGAACTTTAGAAAATCCGAAAATTTACGGCGCTGGTTTACTATCCTCTATTGGCGAAAGTGCCTGGTGTATGACCGATGAGGTTGAAAAGCTTCCTTACGATATTAAGGCAACCTATAAAAATTTCGATATTACTAAACCACAACCTCAGCTTTTTGTTACACCAGATTTTGCTCATTTAAGTCTTGTATTAGAAGAATTTGCAAATACCATGGCGTTACGTAAGGGCGGACTTTCTGGGATTAACAAATTAATTGAATCTAATGCCTTAGGCTCTATAGAACTAAGTACTGGTTTGCAAATTTCCGGAATTTTCACAAACGTGATAGAAAATGACAGAAAGCCTATTTACATTCAAACAACCGGCAAAACAGCTTTAGCTTATAGAGAAAAAGAATTAGTTGGGCATGGTACAAATACTCATAGTGAAGGTTTTGGATCTCCTATAGGAAAACTAAAAGGGATAAATTTAGCGATTGAAGATATGAGCCCAAGAGACCTAAGTGCTTACGATATTTATGAAGAACAGGCGGTTACTTTAGAGTTTGAAGGCGGTGTGAAAGTTTCTGGTGAAATTATTACTGGCAAAAGAAACCTTCAGGGAAAAATAATATTGGTGCGCTTTAAAAATTGTACCGTTACGCATAATGATACGGTATTGTTTAAACCAGAATGGGGTATTTACGATATGGCTATTGGTAAAGATATTGTTTCTGCATATTCAGGGCCTGCCGATTTAGATAGTTTTGATTTAATTACGCATGTGCCATCTACTAAAACCATTCATGTAAAAAAATCGGAAGAGCAAATTCAGTTAGAAATGCTTTACCAACAAGTTCGAGATTATCGCGAAAATAGGAATAGAACCATTTCCAGAACTAAAATGTTAGACGAATTAATGGAGAATCATCCCAATGATTGGTTATTATCCGTAGAACTTTACGAACTGGCTTTTGAATCGAATAAAACCGAACTCTGCAAAAACATCTTAAACCACTTGGAAACCGTAAAACAAAATAGACCAGAAGTTGGTCATTTAATTGATGATGGTTTAGAAATTATTAAACAGACTGTTAATGTTTAAGGATCTTTTGTAAACTGATTATGATAATATTAGCGATTAGCTTAAGTCAAACTCAAGTCACATGAATATGACTATTAGGTTCTCGTAAATCAACTACCGAAACCGTTTCAAGGTTTTTTTGGTGAATTTACTAAGCACCAATTCACCACTTATTTTGGCCCGATCGGTTAATAAAGTATCCCAATGCTCTGTATCCTTCCAAAAAACGGCCTTCATTTTCGCTAAGGCTTCCGGGTTATAGGACGCTAGTTTAGTAGCCAGCGTATTAACAGCTTCGTCTAGTTCTTCTGTGGTTTCAAAAACATCGGCATATAGCCCTTTTTCTTTCGCGAATTCTGCAGAGAAAAATGTTTCAGCATCTATTGTCATTTGAGACATCGCTGGCAATCCTATCTTTCTGGTCACCGCAGGTTCTATTACAAATGGACCAATACCTATACTTAGTTCACTTAGTTTTATTGAAGCATATTTTGTAGCCATACAATAGTCTGTTGCTGCTGCTAACCCTACACCGCCACCAACAGATTTCCCCTGAATACGCCCAATAATAAGCTTAGGACATTTCCGCATCTCGTTGATAACATTTGCAAAGCCAGAGAAAAATGTTTTCCCGCTTTTAGCATCTTCAATAGCTATCAACTCATTAAAACTTGCTCCTGCGCAAAAGGTTCTGTCTCCTCCACTTTTTAAAACAATAACTTTAATAGTATTGTTGTTTCCTGCTTCTTTAATGGTTTTAGCCAACTGAGACAAAATATCACTTGGCATAGAATTACGGTTTGGGTGAGAGAATTCAATATACCCAATTTCGTTGTTAATCGTAAGCTTTACGTATGATTCTATCATGGCCACAAATTACAATAATTATTTAAAAAGGAAGGTTAGACACATCTACATTTCCACCCGATATTATAACCCCAACTTTTTTATTCTTTATTCTTTCTTTATCCTTTAAAACAGCTGCAAAGGCGACTGCACTAGATGGTTCTACTACAATTTTCATACGTTCCCAAATGAGTTTCATGGCCTCAACAATTTCATTTTCTTCTACTCGTATTATTTCTTCAACGTGAGCCTTAATAATTGGAAAATTTCTGTCGCCTAAGTAGGTTCGTAAACCATCGGCTATGGTATTAGAGGTTTCGTT includes:
- a CDS encoding bestrophin family protein → MYTRRIFPVLGVLKWTRRHIFLFIFLALIPVFLFDVLGLKWLHVPWLPLGVLGTAVAFVVSFKNNASYDRLWEARKIWGGIVNASRSWTIMVKDFINNDHTKEDRTEEEMKAIKRELVHRHVAWLTALRYQLRQDKPWEMHLKAGRSNKEFREAKYRVCEDVEDKEGAIRSYLSDEDYNEVFAKGNQASQLLGIQSRRLKELMKEGLIEDFRHMEMMNMLVEFYTLQGKSERIKNFPYPRQFATLNYLFVWIFILLIPYGIMEGFESFGEKILVSLNKHEEQTSLMHVAQEAIAKHFVWFSVPFSALISWVFHTMEAIGENTENPFEGGPNDVPITDLSRGIEIDIRQLIDDTDIPEPYVWPNDIVM
- a CDS encoding 1-aminocyclopropane-1-carboxylate deaminase/D-cysteine desulfhydrase, encoding MIFKLEHSINQQVKAPENKGVELFIKREDEIHPFVSGNKYRKLKYNLLEAEKQGFKTLLTFGGAFSNHIAAVASAGNLLGFKTIGVIRGDELEDKISENETLSFAKQNGMQFKFVSRKAYRDKTSESFISILREIFEDFYLVPEGGTNALAVKGCEEILSETDADFDYICSSVGTGGTISGLINCSKPSQQVLGFPALKGDFLKQDISKFVTKTNWDLITDYHFGGYAKINEELVTFINQFKRQNTISLDPVYTGKMMFGIFDLINKGYFKKGSKILAIHTGGLQGIDGMNTVLKNKNLSIIE
- the hemL gene encoding glutamate-1-semialdehyde 2,1-aminomutase; its protein translation is MNYKRSSALFVEAEKVIPGGVNSPVRAFKAVGGTPIFVKEAKGAYLYDEDNNRLIDYINSWGPMILGHAHEPVVSAVVEKAKKGTSFGMPTEIETKIAELAVSMVPNIDKIRFVNSGTEACMSAVRLARGFTGKDKIIKFAGCYHGHSDSFLIQAGSGAITFGTPNSPGVTEGTAKDTLLARYNDIENVTQLIEANQGEIACVILEPVAGNMGCIPPKKGFLEALRTLCDAHNILLIFDEVMTGFRLAKGGAQELFDINADIVCFGKVIGGGLPVGAFAARNEIMNHLAPLGPVYQAGTLSGNPLAMAAGLAMLSELNNDTDIFKRLAEKTAYLHKGIAKVLNDNNVVHTINRLGSMISVHFDDSEIVDFETSAKGNNDTFKKFFHGMLNEGVYIAPSAFETWFITDALTYEDLDFTIAAVNKVAKTL
- a CDS encoding DUF4136 domain-containing protein, with translation MKKLFNSLPLLALLIVVSSCSSVRVAADYDKNANFGEYKTFAFFKTGIDKAEISDLDKRRILRAIEAEMLAKGFTKSKKPDLLVSLFTKSQQRVDVYNNSWGFGGWGWGPGWAWGPGWGGFGPGWGWGWNQPSVSTSTQGVLYIDLIDSNKKELVWQGMGTGYLSRNTEKKEARIKEFVTEIMTKYPPGAQP
- a CDS encoding aromatic amino acid hydroxylase; protein product: MSNLIESNDILKRLPKHLMQFIKPQDYEDYSAIDQAVWRYVMRKNVDFLSKVAHKSYMEGLKQTGISIDSIPNMYGMNRILKDIGWAAVAVDGFIPPNAFMEFQAYNVLVIASDIRQLEHIEYTPAPDIIHEGAGHAPIIANPEYAEYLRRFGEVGCKAISSAKDYELYEAVRYLSIIKEAPNSEASDIAAAEKKVEDLQQNMGEPSEMALIRNLHWWTVEYGLIGTLENPKIYGAGLLSSIGESAWCMTDEVEKLPYDIKATYKNFDITKPQPQLFVTPDFAHLSLVLEEFANTMALRKGGLSGINKLIESNALGSIELSTGLQISGIFTNVIENDRKPIYIQTTGKTALAYREKELVGHGTNTHSEGFGSPIGKLKGINLAIEDMSPRDLSAYDIYEEQAVTLEFEGGVKVSGEIITGKRNLQGKIILVRFKNCTVTHNDTVLFKPEWGIYDMAIGKDIVSAYSGPADLDSFDLITHVPSTKTIHVKKSEEQIQLEMLYQQVRDYRENRNRTISRTKMLDELMENHPNDWLLSVELYELAFESNKTELCKNILNHLETVKQNRPEVGHLIDDGLEIIKQTVNV
- a CDS encoding glucosaminidase domain-containing protein, with protein sequence MNRRISRIALVLCLGCFLFSCRSKKVVISKRPKTNTNTTVSNKGTEKPSDNSTKVYANATERYIDDYKDIAQNEMSLYGIPASITLAQGVLESGSGKGRLSVQANNHFGIKCHGWKGGKIYHDDDKAQECFRKYKDAKYSFRDHSLFLKDRKRYAKLFRLRKEDYKGWARELRAAGYATDKKYPQKLISIIERYELYKYDKEVLGGAYTEYKEPANTGHADRATYTVLKGDTLYSISKRYGITVKELQKLNGIRGTALSVGQVLVVKP
- a CDS encoding DUF5522 domain-containing protein, whose protein sequence is MKKIIPIEEGDYYLTPEGYRCFTEQYHLKRGYCCESGCRHCPYGYDRNKG
- a CDS encoding enoyl-CoA hydratase/isomerase family protein produces the protein MIESYVKLTINNEIGYIEFSHPNRNSMPSDILSQLAKTIKEAGNNNTIKVIVLKSGGDRTFCAGASFNELIAIEDAKSGKTFFSGFANVINEMRKCPKLIIGRIQGKSVGGGVGLAAATDYCMATKYASIKLSELSIGIGPFVIEPAVTRKIGLPAMSQMTIDAETFFSAEFAKEKGLYADVFETTEELDEAVNTLATKLASYNPEALAKMKAVFWKDTEHWDTLLTDRAKISGELVLSKFTKKTLKRFR